A part of Silvimonas soli genomic DNA contains:
- a CDS encoding NAD(P)/FAD-dependent oxidoreductase, which yields MGDIRKPGNPARQRIAVIGAGISGLASAWLLARDHAVTVFEAGHYAGGHTNTVDVTLNGVTHPVDTGFLVFNDRTYPNLIALFEQLGVRSHPSDMSFGVSLDGGRLEWAGSNLDTVFAQRKNLVSPRFLGMLRDILRFNRESASNLKATRTTGISLEQLLENGNYGPAFRDDYLLPMAAAIWSSATNDILKFPAATFLQFCINHGLLQIENRPQWRSVMGGGREYVRKLCEALPDLRLRTPVLEVVRSADSVKVRSRHGDEFFDAVVFATHAPTTLQLLGDGASAGERALLSAVRYQPNVALLHTDTSLLPKRQKVWSAWNYLGGASVNGHRPVCVSYLLNQLQPLPFTDPVIVTLNPISEPAPDKLIARFEYEHPLLDQNAVTAQTLLPQLQGENRTWFAGAWTGYGFHEDGLKSALRVAADFAAQPAWAQV from the coding sequence GTGGGAGACATTCGTAAACCCGGCAACCCGGCGCGACAGCGCATTGCGGTCATTGGCGCCGGGATATCCGGCCTTGCCAGCGCCTGGCTGCTAGCGCGCGACCATGCGGTAACGGTATTTGAAGCTGGCCATTATGCGGGGGGCCATACCAACACGGTAGACGTCACCCTCAATGGCGTCACCCACCCGGTCGATACCGGATTCCTGGTGTTCAACGACCGCACCTATCCGAACCTGATTGCGCTGTTCGAACAGTTGGGCGTGCGCTCGCACCCCAGCGATATGTCTTTCGGGGTATCGCTGGATGGTGGGCGGCTGGAATGGGCCGGTAGCAATCTGGATACGGTATTCGCCCAGCGCAAGAACCTGGTTTCGCCACGTTTTCTGGGCATGCTGCGCGACATTCTGCGTTTCAACCGCGAAAGCGCCAGCAATCTGAAAGCCACTCGCACAACTGGTATATCGCTGGAACAACTGCTTGAAAACGGCAACTACGGTCCGGCGTTTCGGGATGACTACCTATTGCCGATGGCGGCGGCGATCTGGTCTAGCGCCACCAATGACATCCTCAAGTTTCCTGCCGCCACCTTCTTGCAGTTCTGCATCAACCACGGCTTGCTGCAAATCGAAAACCGCCCGCAATGGCGTTCGGTGATGGGCGGCGGGCGAGAATATGTGCGCAAGCTCTGTGAAGCCCTGCCGGATTTGCGCTTGCGTACCCCGGTGCTTGAAGTCGTGCGCTCGGCAGATTCAGTCAAGGTGCGCTCACGCCATGGCGATGAATTCTTTGATGCGGTGGTCTTTGCCACCCACGCCCCCACCACGCTGCAACTGCTGGGCGATGGCGCCAGCGCCGGCGAACGGGCGCTGCTCAGTGCCGTGCGTTATCAACCCAACGTGGCGCTGCTGCATACCGATACATCATTGCTGCCGAAACGCCAGAAGGTATGGTCCGCCTGGAATTACCTGGGCGGCGCCAGCGTGAATGGGCACCGCCCGGTCTGCGTGAGCTATTTGCTTAACCAGCTGCAACCGTTACCGTTTACCGATCCGGTGATCGTCACCTTGAACCCGATCAGTGAACCAGCACCGGACAAGCTGATCGCCCGTTTTGAGTACGAACACCCCTTGCTGGATCAAAACGCGGTTACCGCGCAAACGCTGCTGCCACAGTTGCAAGGTGAAAACCGCACCTGGTTTGCCGGGGCCTGGACTGGATACGGCTTTCACGAGGACGGGCTTAAATCCGCCCTGCGCGTGGCGGCCGACTTTGCCGCGCAACCGGCATGGGCGCAGGTGTGA
- a CDS encoding TetR/AcrR family transcriptional regulator → MSILAKLSFKDQAFKLREDAILDATTRTLASKGFDLMTMDDIAAEVGISKPSLYKHFKSKDDLVGEAMIRLLDAALVWFAALPPDLTPAEKLRGLLAWALQIRLEGGLPLMPSTSPQVRDMLTRNMRYVTRVLKLNGVLEKTVQKAKAKGELRSNLPDQVILFSYYSRTCDPAVDYLRLYAKMDDDKIIAHMIDVFFEGVSQSS, encoded by the coding sequence ATGAGTATTTTAGCCAAACTCAGTTTTAAGGATCAGGCGTTCAAATTGCGTGAAGACGCAATTCTGGATGCGACCACGCGCACCTTGGCCAGCAAGGGGTTTGATCTGATGACCATGGACGACATCGCCGCAGAGGTGGGAATTTCCAAACCCAGCCTCTACAAGCACTTCAAGTCCAAGGATGATCTGGTCGGCGAGGCGATGATTCGGCTGCTGGATGCTGCGTTGGTGTGGTTTGCAGCGCTACCGCCCGATTTGACACCCGCAGAGAAATTGCGGGGATTGCTGGCTTGGGCGTTGCAGATCCGCCTTGAAGGCGGGTTGCCGCTGATGCCATCAACCAGCCCGCAAGTACGGGACATGCTCACCCGCAATATGCGGTACGTAACCCGCGTGCTCAAACTCAATGGCGTGCTGGAAAAAACCGTACAAAAAGCCAAGGCCAAAGGCGAACTGCGCAGTAATCTGCCTGACCAGGTCATCCTGTTCAGTTATTACTCACGCACCTGCGACCCTGCTGTCGATTACCTGCGCCTGTACGCCAAAATGGACGATGACAAAATCATCGCGCACATGATCGACGTGTTTTTTGAAGGGGTGAGCCAGAGCAGTTAA
- a CDS encoding carbonic anhydrase family protein — protein MKTHTSETQATVTPALALQFLKEGNARFVNNLRESRDLLQQANETRDGQWPFATIVSCIDSRTSAELIFDQGLGDIFSVRIAGNVINTDILGSLEFACNVAGSRLIVVLGHSSCGAIKGACDHVELGNLTELLSKIQPAVYQEGQTLEPTKRNSKNPAFVENVADLNVRHSVRSIINRSYILEHMVAAGKIGIIGAKHDLATGEVTFFDDTWLNDKASIQAMVG, from the coding sequence ATGAAAACGCATACCTCTGAAACCCAAGCCACCGTCACCCCGGCACTCGCCCTGCAATTCCTCAAGGAAGGCAACGCGCGCTTCGTCAACAATCTGCGCGAGAGCCGCGACCTGCTGCAGCAAGCCAATGAAACTCGCGATGGTCAATGGCCATTCGCCACCATCGTCAGCTGCATCGACAGCCGTACATCGGCCGAGCTCATCTTCGATCAGGGCCTCGGGGATATCTTCTCCGTGCGTATCGCCGGTAATGTGATCAACACCGACATCCTTGGTAGCCTGGAGTTTGCCTGCAACGTGGCCGGGTCCAGACTCATCGTGGTGCTCGGACACTCCTCATGCGGTGCCATCAAAGGCGCCTGCGATCATGTGGAACTTGGGAACCTGACCGAACTGCTGTCGAAGATCCAGCCAGCCGTGTACCAGGAGGGCCAGACGCTGGAACCGACCAAGCGCAATTCGAAGAACCCCGCATTCGTCGAGAATGTGGCCGACCTGAACGTACGCCATTCGGTGCGCTCGATCATCAATCGCAGCTACATCCTCGAGCACATGGTCGCCGCCGGCAAGATTGGCATCATTGGCGCCAAACACGATCTGGCCACAGGTGAAGTCACCTTCTTCGATGACACCTGGTTGAACGACAAGGCATCTATTCAGGCGATGGTCGGGTAG
- a CDS encoding LysR family transcriptional regulator: protein MNATFRQLRLFLALAERGSITAAAEACHVTQPTVSMQLRELAEAAGLPLYEQIGKRLFLTAAGEALAGTARTMLDEWLTFEQTLDAMKGLEQGRLRVAMVSTAKYFVPRLLGNFCTEHPNIEIALEILNRDGVVARLRENRDDLYIMSMPPENLDLEQHAFLPNPLVLIASDGHPLKRRHLELADLSAERFILRERGSGTRLACDAFFSGAAFVPQVRLELGSNEAIKQAVAGGLGLAVVSRHALPARPADDQLTILNVDGFPLQSRWFTLYPRGKRLSPVAAVFLEHLERTAMEWSERRESGF from the coding sequence ATGAATGCCACCTTTCGTCAATTGCGGCTCTTTCTGGCGCTGGCCGAGCGCGGTAGCATCACTGCCGCCGCGGAGGCCTGCCATGTCACACAGCCGACGGTGTCGATGCAACTGCGCGAACTTGCCGAGGCCGCCGGTCTGCCGCTTTACGAGCAGATCGGCAAACGGCTTTTCCTGACCGCTGCTGGCGAAGCGCTGGCCGGAACGGCACGGACCATGCTGGACGAGTGGCTCACGTTTGAGCAGACCCTTGATGCCATGAAGGGGCTGGAACAGGGACGCTTGCGCGTCGCGATGGTGAGTACCGCGAAGTACTTTGTACCACGCCTGTTGGGCAACTTTTGTACGGAACACCCGAACATCGAGATTGCACTCGAGATACTGAATCGCGACGGGGTGGTCGCACGTCTGCGCGAAAACCGGGATGATCTATACATCATGTCGATGCCGCCCGAGAACCTCGACCTCGAACAGCACGCGTTCCTGCCTAATCCGCTGGTCCTGATTGCCTCCGACGGGCACCCACTGAAGAGGCGCCATCTGGAACTTGCTGACCTCTCGGCCGAACGCTTCATCCTGCGGGAGCGGGGTTCAGGCACACGCCTGGCATGCGACGCGTTTTTCTCGGGCGCTGCCTTCGTGCCGCAAGTCAGGCTTGAGTTAGGCAGCAATGAGGCGATCAAGCAGGCTGTTGCCGGAGGCCTCGGTCTTGCAGTGGTTTCGCGTCATGCTCTTCCTGCGCGCCCCGCGGACGATCAACTGACCATTCTCAATGTGGACGGTTTTCCACTCCAATCCCGGTGGTTCACGCTTTATCCACGCGGAAAAAGGCTTTCTCCGGTTGCTGCGGTTTTTCTCGAACATCTCGAACGAACAGCGATGGAATGGAGTGAGCGGCGCGAGTCAGGCTTTTAG
- a CDS encoding PEP-CTERM sorting domain-containing protein, with amino-acid sequence MRFSSIRSLPAHAAMIIALASPNVLAWDWDSWEANGYDTSWHPLIYGTGFFFSDDSLSPPQPTANGYMMTTGELFPGYVTLDQVFSDPERIDFSWSYVNGNTLRLEDVWFGYMLNGVATPLYHTLADPAVTTGASSAFIGAGQDFAFYMYMPNGEQPNEFGVTGLDTINMTATITPVPEPGTDLLLLVGLGLSARVARRYRGSRPNIVRPA; translated from the coding sequence ATGCGCTTTTCTTCGATTAGAAGTTTGCCAGCCCACGCCGCCATGATCATCGCGCTGGCCTCACCGAACGTCCTGGCTTGGGACTGGGATAGTTGGGAGGCAAACGGTTACGACACGTCCTGGCATCCACTTATTTACGGTACGGGCTTTTTCTTTAGTGATGACAGTTTGTCGCCGCCTCAGCCGACAGCCAATGGTTACATGATGACAACCGGTGAGCTATTCCCAGGTTATGTCACGCTGGATCAGGTATTTTCTGATCCCGAACGGATCGATTTCAGTTGGTCTTACGTCAATGGTAATACCCTGCGACTGGAAGATGTCTGGTTTGGCTACATGTTGAACGGCGTAGCGACACCGCTCTACCATACGCTTGCCGATCCGGCCGTCACCACGGGCGCTTCGAGCGCCTTCATCGGCGCCGGCCAGGATTTCGCGTTCTATATGTACATGCCCAACGGTGAGCAACCCAACGAGTTCGGGGTTACCGGGCTGGATACCATCAATATGACGGCAACCATTACCCCAGTGCCCGAACCCGGCACGGACCTACTGCTGCTGGTAGGGCTTGGGCTGAGTGCCCGCGTGGCACGGCGATATCGGGGCAGTCGGCCTAACATTGTTAGGCCTGCGTGA
- a CDS encoding autotransporter outer membrane beta-barrel domain-containing protein: MTTATGTTVATPSGSSIRAAAKGADASVSLAGTTVTNSGAAGAVGVQAQVTAGVGNASVVFDAGVNTITMQGSSQDGVGLSNVSTGTSSIVVKAGATLNINNAVTGSERDGLDINGSGGGDLSVVHNGSGTISVAGGNAVWLKAVNAGSVAVTIGNQVDLQVNKTDPASAGGNFAGIHTRTTGSGNTAINNAASIQAHGPNAFGIYSEGGTGATQIVNTGAITTDGLNGFGIRSSASGSLIDISNAGAITTIGPTAHGIYANAATNSSTSIQVDNQGSLIVGSSTETSGSRAIYLTARGTGGVQVTGRGDISVLGDSGSLRGQGIIVSAENGNVGVDYSGRLTIHGSGAGGIRADSSGGNVQLNYTGAGIETFNTNGNAIYATTTSATGAINITAQGTLVTHSDAGTGDGTGIASFGLQGYSQGGNVSVVYTGPLIDVNGSGAAILASNDYTGTGLGTLTVANSGNLIARGDRQQGIHTRSGLGSQTITNQGAIQTLGASNSSGILAEATDAAAISVDNAGTITASGANSSGIEGRTQGGSISIRNSQPVSAGWGSSAGVMLGGTHQSLDNSSSIEALSDVAVRADVTGLGGSDPVVLQPVDDSIPVPPVAHVGASTPTIGQPIFTLTNSGQISGVVNAMGSAVTFNNSGLWNLRSFVDTTGAGSRDTWNVAVSNLGISGNNAVNNTGTLTLSAQPTSGIQTFDATGAYLPAGQSTNAPIPHGAVQGQILGATTFSNSGLIDLTGGGHAVGNVLVITGGQTAGQAGDGAFISNGGALRLNTVLNEGAAHSQSDMLVVDSTREGPVGPTRVQIKNVGGAGALTQANGIEIVEILNKTPEASASNAFALQGRAVAGAYEYHLFRGGDDGTDTDAWYLRSERPGPPPPAPPNPPAPPSPPQPLYRPEVAAYLANQRLAAMMFVHSLHDRLGEPQYIEGQGFDPDADTPKSGWLRMVGSKEGTESRDGIFGTRTRSFLLHGGVEMADWKGNGDTDRIHVGAMASYGNANGDADALDNSAHARSSVDGWAIGAYGTWYQNDDNKLGAYVDTWLQYGWFANNVEGDQLPTVKYHAQGLALSGEAGYAVPLRNDWVVEPQAQLIYIDYTEGDITEPNGTSISGADSRGLVARLGVRTSRTWIRDDGKKTQPYLTLNWWYSDLTSSINFNQLPLGTLYPHNRFEVKLGMNADLGDRWTAWTNIAGAWGQQDFYQYTLRVGAKYTW, encoded by the coding sequence GTGACGACTGCTACAGGTACCACGGTCGCCACGCCATCAGGCAGCAGTATCCGCGCGGCGGCAAAAGGCGCTGATGCCAGTGTTTCTCTGGCAGGGACCACGGTGACCAACAGCGGCGCTGCGGGCGCTGTTGGGGTGCAGGCTCAGGTGACGGCGGGTGTAGGCAACGCGTCTGTTGTCTTCGATGCGGGCGTTAATACCATCACCATGCAAGGCAGCAGCCAGGATGGTGTGGGCCTTTCAAACGTGTCCACTGGCACATCAAGCATTGTGGTCAAGGCGGGTGCCACGCTGAATATCAACAACGCCGTGACGGGCAGCGAGCGCGACGGGCTGGATATCAACGGCAGCGGCGGCGGTGATCTATCCGTAGTGCACAACGGCAGTGGCACGATCTCGGTAGCGGGCGGCAATGCGGTATGGCTCAAAGCCGTGAATGCGGGAAGCGTCGCCGTGACGATAGGCAACCAGGTCGACTTGCAGGTCAATAAGACGGATCCCGCTTCAGCTGGTGGCAATTTTGCTGGCATCCATACCCGAACCACTGGTTCTGGCAATACCGCCATTAACAATGCAGCGTCCATTCAGGCGCATGGCCCCAACGCCTTCGGCATCTATTCAGAAGGTGGGACGGGTGCCACTCAGATTGTGAACACAGGGGCGATTACCACCGATGGCCTGAACGGCTTCGGCATCCGGTCGAGCGCCAGCGGCAGCCTGATTGATATCAGCAACGCCGGCGCTATTACAACCATCGGCCCGACCGCACATGGCATTTATGCTAACGCCGCCACCAACTCCAGCACCAGCATCCAGGTGGACAATCAAGGGTCTCTGATCGTCGGCAGCAGCACAGAAACAAGCGGGTCACGGGCTATTTATCTCACTGCGCGTGGGACGGGCGGCGTGCAGGTTACCGGTCGTGGTGACATCTCGGTATTGGGCGATTCAGGTTCACTGCGGGGGCAGGGCATTATTGTCAGCGCAGAAAATGGCAATGTCGGTGTTGATTACAGCGGCCGCCTGACTATTCACGGCTCAGGGGCTGGCGGCATCCGGGCGGATTCCAGCGGCGGCAACGTACAGCTTAACTACACCGGTGCGGGGATTGAAACCTTTAACACCAACGGCAACGCCATTTATGCCACGACCACCTCCGCGACCGGAGCGATCAACATTACAGCGCAGGGCACGCTGGTAACGCATTCAGATGCGGGCACGGGCGATGGCACCGGCATTGCCTCTTTTGGCCTCCAGGGATATAGCCAAGGCGGCAATGTGAGCGTCGTATATACCGGCCCGCTCATCGATGTGAATGGGTCTGGTGCGGCCATTCTGGCCAGCAATGACTACACCGGCACGGGATTGGGCACGCTCACCGTGGCCAATAGCGGAAACCTGATTGCCCGGGGAGACCGCCAGCAGGGTATTCACACGCGGTCGGGCCTGGGGAGTCAGACCATCACCAACCAGGGCGCAATCCAGACTTTGGGTGCCAGCAATAGCTCGGGCATCCTGGCAGAGGCCACGGATGCTGCCGCTATTTCGGTAGACAACGCGGGAACCATCACCGCGTCAGGTGCCAATTCATCGGGCATTGAGGGACGTACGCAAGGGGGCTCCATATCCATCCGGAATAGCCAGCCCGTCAGCGCAGGATGGGGCTCAAGTGCGGGCGTCATGCTAGGCGGAACACACCAGTCGCTCGATAACTCCTCCAGTATTGAAGCGCTAAGCGATGTCGCCGTGCGGGCCGATGTTACGGGCCTGGGCGGTAGCGACCCGGTAGTACTGCAGCCGGTGGATGATTCCATCCCAGTGCCCCCGGTGGCGCACGTTGGGGCTAGCACCCCGACAATTGGACAACCGATATTTACGCTAACCAACTCCGGCCAGATTTCCGGGGTGGTGAATGCCATGGGTTCTGCGGTGACCTTTAATAACAGTGGCCTGTGGAACCTCCGCAGCTTTGTCGATACCACTGGCGCCGGTAGCCGCGATACATGGAACGTGGCGGTCAGCAACCTGGGTATCAGCGGTAACAACGCTGTTAACAATACCGGCACGCTAACCCTGTCGGCACAACCCACATCCGGCATTCAGACCTTTGATGCCACGGGCGCTTATCTGCCCGCCGGGCAAAGCACCAATGCACCCATCCCCCACGGCGCGGTACAAGGCCAGATTCTCGGTGCCACCACTTTTAGCAACAGCGGCCTGATCGACCTCACCGGGGGTGGTCATGCGGTGGGTAATGTACTGGTCATCACGGGGGGCCAGACAGCGGGCCAGGCTGGAGACGGTGCCTTTATCTCGAATGGTGGCGCCCTGCGGCTGAACACGGTGCTGAACGAAGGGGCCGCGCATAGTCAGTCCGACATGCTGGTCGTCGATTCAACACGCGAGGGCCCAGTCGGCCCCACCCGAGTCCAGATCAAAAACGTTGGCGGGGCTGGCGCGTTAACCCAGGCCAACGGTATCGAGATTGTAGAAATACTGAACAAGACCCCTGAAGCCAGCGCATCCAATGCCTTTGCCCTGCAAGGCAGGGCGGTGGCGGGCGCGTATGAATACCATCTGTTTCGCGGTGGGGACGATGGAACGGATACGGATGCATGGTATCTGAGGTCTGAACGGCCGGGGCCACCGCCCCCAGCTCCGCCAAACCCGCCTGCGCCACCCTCGCCACCTCAGCCGCTATACCGGCCCGAAGTGGCGGCCTATCTGGCCAATCAACGCTTGGCGGCCATGATGTTTGTGCACAGTTTGCATGACCGGCTGGGCGAGCCCCAATACATTGAGGGCCAAGGGTTTGATCCGGATGCAGACACGCCAAAGTCTGGGTGGCTGCGCATGGTGGGCAGCAAAGAAGGAACAGAAAGCCGCGACGGCATATTTGGTACGCGTACCCGGTCGTTTCTGCTGCATGGCGGTGTCGAGATGGCCGACTGGAAAGGCAACGGCGACACCGATCGAATCCACGTGGGCGCGATGGCCAGCTATGGTAACGCCAATGGTGACGCCGATGCGCTGGACAACAGTGCGCACGCCAGAAGCAGCGTGGATGGCTGGGCTATTGGCGCCTATGGCACCTGGTATCAGAATGACGACAACAAACTGGGCGCTTATGTCGATACCTGGTTGCAATACGGCTGGTTTGCCAACAATGTCGAAGGCGACCAACTGCCCACCGTGAAATACCACGCGCAAGGGCTCGCGCTCTCCGGGGAGGCCGGATACGCGGTCCCGTTGCGTAACGACTGGGTCGTGGAGCCGCAGGCCCAGCTGATCTATATCGATTACACCGAAGGCGACATTACCGAGCCCAATGGCACCAGCATAAGCGGTGCCGATTCTCGCGGCCTTGTTGCCCGGCTGGGCGTGCGCACCAGCCGCACCTGGATTCGTGACGACGGAAAGAAAACGCAGCCCTATCTGACGTTGAACTGGTGGTATTCCGATCTGACCAGTTCCATCAACTTTAACCAGCTGCCGCTAGGCACGCTGTATCCGCACAACCGGTTTGAAGTGAAGCTGGGCATGAACGCCGATTTAGGCGACCGGTGGACGGCCTGGACCAATATTGCAGGGGCTTGGGGTCAGCAGGATTTTTATCAATACACGTTACGGGTTGGCGCTAAATACACGTGGTAA
- a CDS encoding MBL fold metallo-hydrolase gives MSILAFPGQQVGDFTVTAISDGYLNASLDFLSNIDAAEASRIQRDAGQNEPSAIHINCYVIRRAGHTILVDGGAGGIKQWGGQLQTNLLLAGIEPSSIDTILLTHAHPDHVGGLVDAAGQVTFPNAELVVHQREIKFWRDDANLARASERARGNFLIARQVFDGYSNKLRTFDEGEVLPGISAMPLPGHTDGHTGYIVESRDQSLLVWGDIVHFPHIQIQRPDVSIAFDQDPSQAASTRSRLLDMVSSEGLLIAGMHLGEAGFGRIKQTKGKYGLFYETEA, from the coding sequence GTGTCCATTCTTGCCTTTCCCGGACAGCAGGTTGGGGATTTCACCGTTACCGCAATCAGCGATGGTTACCTCAATGCCAGCCTCGATTTTCTCTCGAATATCGACGCCGCCGAAGCGTCCAGAATCCAGCGCGATGCGGGTCAGAATGAACCCTCTGCGATACATATCAACTGCTACGTGATACGCCGCGCCGGGCACACCATTCTTGTCGATGGCGGCGCTGGCGGCATCAAGCAATGGGGCGGGCAACTGCAGACGAATTTGCTGCTGGCCGGCATCGAACCATCCTCAATCGATACCATCCTGCTCACGCACGCCCACCCCGACCATGTTGGCGGGTTGGTGGATGCAGCCGGACAAGTGACTTTTCCGAATGCGGAACTGGTTGTGCATCAGCGCGAGATCAAATTCTGGCGGGACGATGCAAATCTGGCCCGTGCCAGCGAACGGGCGCGCGGTAATTTCCTGATCGCGCGTCAGGTATTCGACGGCTACAGCAATAAGCTGCGTACTTTCGACGAAGGGGAAGTGCTTCCGGGGATCAGCGCGATGCCGCTACCAGGGCATACCGACGGGCACACCGGATATATCGTCGAATCCCGCGACCAAAGCCTGCTTGTCTGGGGCGATATCGTGCATTTTCCGCACATCCAGATACAACGCCCGGACGTGTCGATTGCATTCGATCAAGACCCGTCCCAAGCCGCTTCCACCCGATCGCGGCTGCTGGACATGGTCAGTTCCGAGGGGCTTTTGATTGCCGGCATGCATTTGGGAGAGGCCGGTTTCGGGCGAATCAAGCAAACAAAGGGGAAATACGGACTGTTTTACGAGACCGAAGCATGA
- a CDS encoding LysR substrate-binding domain-containing protein has product MRRKIPSSSALQAFEAAARHGSFARAAEELARTEGAVSRQIARLEEFLGAVLFERVGNRVRLAPNGARYAAQVRETLERLERDSLYLMGQPSEGASIEIAAIPTFATRWLIPRLKRFQDKHPNITVHIAERMEPFLLAGSGFDAAIHFEHPAWAGMHLHHLLEEVLVPVCSPQLLEDAGANASLDDLPRLHRRQNPDAWQIYAQETGITLTNSAIGARYDLHSMLIEAALAGLGVALVPRLYIGAELEQGRLVTPWPDGKAITKNFCLVLPEQIELSEAPLQAFATWILDEARA; this is encoded by the coding sequence ATGCGACGTAAAATTCCCAGCAGTTCCGCGCTCCAGGCATTTGAGGCTGCAGCCAGGCACGGCAGCTTTGCCCGCGCTGCCGAGGAACTGGCACGCACTGAGGGCGCGGTCAGCCGCCAGATTGCCCGGCTTGAGGAATTCCTGGGAGCGGTACTGTTCGAGCGGGTGGGAAACCGTGTGCGGCTTGCCCCCAATGGCGCGCGCTATGCGGCGCAGGTGCGTGAGACGCTGGAGCGACTGGAGCGGGACAGCCTGTATTTGATGGGGCAGCCCAGTGAGGGCGCGAGCATTGAGATCGCCGCGATTCCGACTTTCGCCACTCGCTGGCTGATTCCCCGGCTGAAACGCTTTCAGGACAAGCATCCAAATATTACGGTGCATATCGCAGAACGGATGGAGCCCTTCCTGCTGGCGGGCAGTGGGTTCGATGCCGCCATTCATTTTGAACATCCTGCATGGGCAGGCATGCATCTGCATCATCTGCTGGAAGAGGTGCTTGTGCCCGTCTGCAGTCCACAGCTTCTTGAGGACGCCGGTGCCAATGCGTCACTGGATGATTTGCCACGCCTTCACCGGCGGCAAAACCCGGATGCCTGGCAGATTTATGCACAAGAGACAGGCATAACGCTGACCAATTCGGCGATTGGCGCACGGTACGATCTTCATTCCATGCTGATCGAAGCGGCGCTAGCTGGCTTGGGTGTGGCATTGGTGCCCCGACTTTACATCGGGGCCGAACTTGAACAAGGCCGCCTGGTTACGCCTTGGCCAGATGGTAAAGCGATTACCAAAAATTTCTGCCTGGTTCTACCTGAGCAGATCGAATTGAGTGAAGCACCATTACAGGCATTTGCGACATGGATTCTTGACGAAGCCCGGGCCTGA
- a CDS encoding helix-turn-helix domain-containing protein — MQSDLDYGSKFVEKFQADSVSQLITKGPKTSRLLVSRLRRDTPGHGIVTPPRVDAVFSVMLQLREQKQRELFLDGRCIHRGSYAERTTSVVNHLELPCANLISPFDNLMFTVSQTALNEIADESGVARVNHLYCLPGGVIDETVWHLGNALLPALQRPHEVSAMYAEHIMLGAYTYFAQKFGGMRPPKERPGMLAPWQLKRATEAMASQIDEDVSLKMLAAASGLSVSYFIRAFKASTGDPPHRWMLRHRIERAKALLSGTQATLAEISISCGFADQSHFTRVFKSFVGVSPATWRRSILS; from the coding sequence GTGCAATCCGATCTTGATTACGGAAGCAAATTTGTAGAGAAGTTCCAGGCTGACTCGGTGTCGCAACTCATCACCAAAGGCCCCAAAACATCACGCCTGCTGGTGTCGCGCCTGCGCCGGGACACACCCGGACATGGCATCGTGACGCCACCGCGGGTCGATGCGGTTTTTTCCGTAATGTTGCAATTGCGGGAGCAAAAACAAAGGGAATTGTTTCTGGATGGTCGTTGCATCCATCGCGGTTCTTATGCTGAGCGCACGACCAGTGTGGTCAATCATCTGGAATTGCCCTGCGCCAATCTGATCAGCCCGTTCGACAATCTGATGTTTACCGTTTCGCAAACGGCGTTGAACGAAATCGCCGACGAATCGGGCGTCGCGCGGGTGAATCATCTTTATTGCCTGCCGGGTGGCGTAATCGATGAAACCGTCTGGCATCTTGGCAATGCGCTCCTGCCCGCCCTGCAGCGGCCACACGAAGTGAGCGCCATGTATGCCGAACACATCATGCTGGGTGCATATACCTATTTTGCGCAGAAATTTGGCGGTATGCGCCCGCCCAAAGAGCGGCCCGGCATGCTGGCGCCCTGGCAGCTCAAGCGGGCTACCGAAGCCATGGCCTCGCAGATTGACGAGGATGTCTCACTCAAAATGCTCGCGGCCGCCAGCGGGTTATCCGTCAGTTATTTTATTCGCGCCTTCAAGGCCAGCACGGGTGACCCGCCGCATCGCTGGATGTTGCGCCATCGCATTGAGCGCGCCAAAGCGCTGTTGAGTGGCACGCAAGCCACCCTGGCCGAGATTTCAATAAGCTGCGGATTTGCCGATCAAAGTCATTTCACGAGGGTATTCAAATCCTTCGTGGGCGTCAGCCCGGCGACCTGGAGGCGGAGCATTCTCAGCTGA